One window of the Anopheles cruzii chromosome 2, idAnoCruzAS_RS32_06, whole genome shotgun sequence genome contains the following:
- the LOC128277628 gene encoding uncharacterized protein LOC128277628, protein MFSESLESVSRPVGPSPGQFGAERRAVCLWFAARGCVTLSSAALMAVAPCCQRGWFLLVLVSLLTLLAGHHQQEEAAAGAMASIIYAGYALPMPRHRTFYNAVGERKIGPNLYEVTTIVQEDILLRKQCECMLRHRCRVPRNIFYLSNHDCHHREKVCCELLENAYESNSEKPAVTGTTTTDGAGSFASDNEI, encoded by the exons ATGTTTTCGGAGAGTCTGGAGAGCGTTTCGCGGCCCGTCGGCCCCAGCCCGGGTCAGTTCGGTGCCGAACGCCGCgcagtgtgtttgtggttcgcGGCCCGCGGTTGTGTCACTCTCTCTAGTGCTGCCCTGATGGCGGTGGCTCCCTGCTGCCAGCGCGGCTGGTTTCTGTTAGTGCTGGTGTCGCTGCTgacgctgctggccggccaccaccagcaggaggAAGCGGCGGCCGGTGCGATGGCCAGCATCATCTACGCCGGCTACGCGCTACCGATGCCGCGCCACCGCACCTTCTACAACGCGGTCGGCGAGCGCAAGATCGGCCCGAACCTGTACGAGGTGACGACGATCGTCCAGGAGGACATACTGCTGCGCAAGCAGTGCGAGTGTATGCtgcgccaccggtgccgggtgcccCGCAACATCTTCTACCTCTCCAA CCACGATTGCCATCACCGGGAAAAAGTGTGCTGCGAGCTGCTGGAGAATGCGTACGAGTCCAACAGCGAGAAGCCGGCggtcaccggcaccaccaccaccgatggtgCTGGGTCGTTCGCTAGCGACAACGAAATCTAA